From the Oryza glaberrima chromosome 5, OglaRS2, whole genome shotgun sequence genome, one window contains:
- the LOC127773716 gene encoding sugar transporter ERD6-like 6, with protein MNRGGGVGVGDESGSDYESGGGMRKPLLMHTGSWYRMGSRQGSLTGAGTSSMAILRESHVSAFLCTLIVALGPIQFGFTGGFSSPTQDAIIRDLDLTLSEFSVFGSLSNVGAMVGAIASGQMAEYIGRKGSLMIAAIPNIIGWLAISFAKDSSFLYMGRLLEGFGVGVISYTVPVYIAEISPQNMRGALGSVNQLSVTVGILLAYLLGMFVPWRLLAVIGILPCTVLIPGLFFIPESPRWLAKMNMMDDFETSLQVLRGFETDISAEVNDIKRAVASANKRTTIRFQELNQKKYRTPLILGIGLLVLQQLSGINGILFYAGSIFKAAGLTNSDLATCALGAIQVLATGVTTWLLDRAGRRILLIISSAGMTLSLLAVAVVFFLKDSISQDSHMYYTLSMISLVALVAFVIAFSFGMGAIPWIIMSEILPVSIKSLAGSFATLANWLTSFGITMTANLMLSWSAGGTFVSYMVVSAFTLVFVILWVPETKGRTLEEIQWSFR; from the exons atgaacaggggcggcggcgtcggcgtcggcgatgaGAGCGGAAGCGActacgagagcggcggcggcatgcggaAGCCGCTGCTGATGCACACGGGGAGCTGGTACAGGATGGGGTCGCGGCAGGGGAGCCTCACCGGCGCGGGGACCTCGTCCATGGCCATCCTACGCGAGTCCCACGTCTCCGCCTTCCTCTGCACGCTCATCGTCGCGCTCGGCCCCATCCAGTTCGGATTCACGGGGGGCTTCTCCTCCCCGACGCAGGACGCCATCATCCGAGACCTCGACCTCACCCTCTCCGAG ttCTCGGTGTTCGGATCGCTGTCCAACGTCGGCGCCATGGTTGGGGCGATTGCCAGTGGTCAGATGGCCGAGTACATTGGGCGCAAAGGg TCATTGATGATTGCTGCAATTCCAAACATCATTGGTTGGCTTGCCATCTCCTTTGCAAAA GACTCATCGTTTCTTTATATGGGACGATTGCTCGAGGGGTTTGGTGTTGGTGTCATCTCTTATACG GTGCCAGTTTACATAGCAGAAATATCACCTCAAAACATGAGAGGTGCTCTTGGCTCAGTGAATCAG TTATCTGTAACCGTTGGTATACTGTTGGCATATTTGCTCGGCATGTTTGTTCCTTGGAGGCTTCTTGCTGTAATAG GAATCTTGCCTTGCACTGTGTTGATACCTGGCCTATTCTTCATTCCAGAATCCCCAAGATGGTTG GCAAAGATGAACATGATGGATGATTTTGAGACTTCTTTACAAGTTCTGAGGGGATTTGAGACTGACATCAGCGCGGAAGTGAATGATATAAAG AGAGCAGTAGCGTCAGCAAACAAAAGGACAACGATCCGTTTTCAAGAATTAAACCAGAAGAAATACCGCACACCCCTAATA CTAGGAATTGGCCTACTTGTACTGCAACAGCTAAGTGGAATCAATGGAATATTGTTTTATGCAGGTAGCATCTTCAAAGCAGCAG GTCTCACAAACAGTGACTTGGCTACATGTGCACTTGGTGCTATCCAG GTTCTTGCTACAGGAGTTACAACCTGGTTATTAGACAGAGCTGGCCGACGGATCCTCCTTATC ATCTCTTCTGCTGGGATGACTCTAAGCCTCCTTGCAGTTGCTGTTGTATTTTTCCTCAAG GATAGCATTTCACAAGATTCTCACATGTACTACACCTTAAGTATGATCTCCTTGGTTGCTCTTGTG GCTTTTGTAATCGCCTTCTCCTTCGGTATGGGTGCCATTCCATGGATCATAATGTCAGAG ATCCTCCCGGTTAGTATCAAGAGTCTCGCAGGAAGCTTTGCGACGCTCGCCAACTGGCTTACATCCTTTGGAATAACAATGACAGCAAACTTGATGCTTAGCTGGAGTGCTGGAG GGACCTTTGTGTCCTACATGGTCGTGAGTGCTTTCACCCTCGTGTTCGTCATCCTTTGGGTGCCAGAGACAAAAGGAAGAACTCTCGAAGAGATACAATGGTCCTTCCGCTGA
- the LOC127774893 gene encoding protein RADIALIS-like 3, which yields MSGSRSSSPNSKSEWSRKENKMFEEALAYYGEDTPNRWDKVASAMGGIKSAEEIRCHYEDLTDDVKTIESGRVQFPKYKTQGYWT from the coding sequence ATGTCTGGGTCCCGGAGCTCCTCCCCCAACTCGAAGTCCGAGTGGAGCAGGAAGGAGAACAAGATGTTCGAGGAGGCGCTCGCCTACTACGGCGAGGACACGCCCAACCGGTGGGACAAGGTGGCCAGCGCCATGGGAGGCATCAAGTCCGCTGAGGAGATCCGCTGCCACTACGAAGACCTCACCGATGACGTCAAGACGATCGAGTCCGGGCGAGTGCAGTTCCCCAAGTACAAGACGCAGGGATACTGGAcctga
- the LOC127772818 gene encoding GTPase ERA-like, chloroplastic has translation MWARDPHVIIPLIPFCCGEPHSQAEELSLATAMELGLALRLVAPPPRLPCRPLQPPPMPCFSPCAARRSRIRSSRLERRVGVVVSGGSMASLAMEEEEEEEWEEAEEEAEGWQEEEAAVVTTRPRLELIEKPDRSLCLLDEYESEELGTSHCANHRSGYVAVLGKPNVGKSTLINQIVGQKLSIVTDKPQTTRHRILGICSEPEYQIILYDTPGVIKKEMHKLDTMMMKNVRSAVGSADCVLVVVDACKMPEKIDEMLEEGVGNKDTELPVLLVLNKKDLIKPGEIAKKLEWYQKFTNADDVIPISAKFGHGVDDIKEWILSKLPLGPAYYPKDIASEHPERFFVGEIVREKIFLQYRQEIPYACQVNVISYKSRPTAKDFIQVEILVEKESQRSIILGKDGKAIKMLATASRLDIEDFLQKKVYLEIMVKVKENWRQDELLLKRYGYGGEIQAL, from the exons atgtgggcccgggacccacatgtcataatcCCTCTTATCCCCTTCTGCTGCGGCGAGCCACACTCCCAAGCCGAGGAGCTCTCGCTTGCGACAGCCATGGAGCTAGGCCTCGCGCTGCggctcgtcgcgccgccgcctcgtctccCCTGTAGAcctctccagccgccgccgatgccttGTTTCTCTCCGTGTGCGGCCCGAAGAAGCCGCATCCGCTCCTCGAGGTTGGAGCGCAGGGTTGGGGTTGTTGTATCCGGTGGGAGTATGGCTTCCTTggcaatggaggaggaggaagaggaagagtgGGAAGAAGCGGAGGAAGAAGCGGAAGGATGGCAAGAGGAGGAGGCTGCAGTGGTGACGACGAGGCCGCGTCTGGAGCTCATCGAGAAGCCGGACCGGAGCCTGTGTCTGCTCGACGAGTACGAGTCGGAGGAGCTAGGCACCTCTCATTGTGCCAACCACCGCAGCG GTTATGTTGCTGTATTAGGAAAGCCAAATGTTGGAAAGAGCACCCTAATTAACCAAATTGTTGGTCAGAAACTTTCAATTGTGACAGACAAACCGCAAACCACACGGCATCGCATTCTTGGTATATGTTCTGAACCAGAATACCAG ATAATACTTTATGACACGCCAGGTGTCATCAAAAAGGAAATGCATAAGCTAGACACAATGATGATGAAGAATGTTAGGAGTGCCGTTGGCAGTGCAGATTGTgtgcttgttgttgttgatgctTGCAAAATGCCTGAAAAG ATTGATGAAATGCTGGAAGAAGGTGTGGGGAACAAAGATACTGAGCTTCCAGTACTGTTGGTATTAAACAAGAAAGATCTCATAAAGCCAGGAGAAATTGCAAAGAAACTTGAG TGGTATCAAAAATTCACTAATGCTGATGACGTCATACCTATAAGTGCTAAATTTGGGCATGGAGTGGATGATATCAAGGAGTGGATATTGTCAAAGCTCCCTCTGGGGCCTGCTTACTATCCAAAG GACATAGCTAGTGAGCACCCTGAGAGATTTTTTGTGGGGGAAATAGTGAGAGAAAAGATTTTTCTTCAGTATCGTCAAGAAATTCCATATGCTTGTCAG GTTAATGTCATAAGTTACAAGAGCAGACCTACAGCCAAGGATTTTATTCAAGTTGAGATACTCGTTGAGAAGGAATCACAAAGAAGCATTATACTTgggaag GATGGAAAAGCAATCAAGATGCTAGCAACAGCATCAAGACTTGATATCGAGGATTTCCTACAAAAGAAGGTCTATCTTGAG ATAATGGTCAAGGTGAAGGAAAACTGGCGGCAGGATGAACTTCTTTTGAAGCGTTATGGCTATGGGGGGGAGATTCAAGCACTATGA
- the LOC127773715 gene encoding sugar transporter ERD6-like 4 isoform X2, protein MNGGGSRRGGASCADESGSDQDGGSGGGLRKPLLNTGSWYRMGSRSSLAASSMAAIRESHVSAFLCTLIVALGPIQFGFTSGFSSPTQDAIIRDLKLSISEFSAFGSLSNVGAMVGAIASGQMAEYIGRKGDASFLYMGRLLEGFGVGVISYTVPVYIAEISHQNTRGALGSVNQLSVTIGILLAYLLGMFVPWRLLAVIGSIPCTLLIPGLFFIPESPRWLAKMKMMDDFEASLQVLRGFETDITAEVNDIKRAVASANKRTTVRFKELNQKKYRTPLLIGTGLLVLQNLSGINGILFYASRIFRDAGFTNSDLATCALGAIQVLATGVTTWLLDRAGRRILLIISTAGMTLSLLAVSVVFFLEGNISHDSHSFYILSMISLVALVAYIITFSFGMGAIPWVMMSEILPVSIKSLGGSFATLANMLTSWAITMTANLLLSWSAGGTFLSYMIVSAFTLVFVIFWVPETKGRTLEEIQFSFR, encoded by the exons ATgaacggcggcgggagcaggcgGGGAGGTGCGTCGTGCGCCGACGAGAGCGGCAGCGACcaggacggcggcagcggcggcggcttgcggaAGCCGCTGCTGAACACGGGGAGCTGGTACAGGATGGGATCGCGGTccagcctcgccgcctcctccatggcCGCCATCCGGGAGTCCCACGTCTCCGCCTTCCTCTGCACGCTCATCGTCGCGCTCGGCCCCATCCAGTTCGGATTCACCAGCGGCTTCTCCTCACCCACCCAGGACGCCATCATCCGCGACCTCAAGCTCTCCATCTCCGAG TTCTCGGCTTTCGGTTCGCTGTCCAACGTCGGCGCCATGGTCGGAGCGATCGCCAGTGGGCAGATGGCGGAGTACATTGGCCGGAAAGGG GACGCGTCATTTTTATACATGGGACGCTTGCTTGAAGGTTTTGGTGTTGGTGTTATATCATATACG GTGCCAGTATACATAGCAGAGATATCTCATCAGAACACaagaggagcacttggctccgTGAACCAG TTGTCCGTTACCATTGGTATCTTGTTGGCCTATTTGCTAGGCATGTTTGTTCCTTGGAGGCTGCTTGCAGTGATAG GAAGCATCCCATGTACATTGTTAATACCTGGTCTATTCTTCATTCCGGAATCCCCAAGATGGCTG gcaaaaatgaaaatgatggaTGATTTTGAGGCTTCTCTACAAGTTTTGAGGGGGTTTGAGACTGATATTACTGCAGAAGtgaatgatataaag AGAGCAGTAGCATCGGCAAACAAAAGAACCACAGTCCGTTTTAAAGAGTTGAACCAAAAGAAATACCGCACTCCCTTACTG ATAGGAACTGGCCTTCTTGTACTTCAGAATCTAAGTGGAATAAATGGTATTCTGTTTTATGCAAGTAGAATCTTCAGAGATGCAG GGTTTACAAACAGTGACTTGGCCACATGTGCACTAGGAGCAATTCAG GTTCTTGCCACTGGAGTTACAACATGGTTACTGGACAGAGCTGGTCGACGGATACTCCTTATT ATCTCTACTGCTGGGATGACTCTAAGCCTTCTTGCAGTATCTGTTGTATTTTTTCTGGAG GGTAATATTTCACATGATTCTCATTCGTTCTACATCTTAAGTATGATCTCCTTGGTTGCTCTTGTG GCTTATATCATCACCTTTTCCTTCGGCATGGGTGCCATTCCATGGGTCATGATGTCTGAG ATCCTCCCAGTTAGCATCAAGAGTCTTGGGGGAAGCTTTGCGACACTTGCCAACATGCTTACATCCTGGGCAATAACAATGACAGCAAATTTGTTACTCAGCTGGAGTGCTGGAG GAACATTTTTGTCCTACATGATTGTGAGTGCTTTCACTCTCGTGTTCGTCATATTTTGGGTGCCAGAGACAAAGGGAAGAACTCTGGAGGAGATACAGTTTTCGTTCCGCTAA
- the LOC127773981 gene encoding uncharacterized protein LOC127773981, with protein MGKTKGKQRQDKFYHLAKEQGYRSRAAFKLLQLDARFRFLPTARAVLDLCAAPGGWVQVAVNHAPVGAFVVGVDLVPIRPIRGAHSLTEDITTTKCRAAVRRLMDSNGVAAFDVVLHDGSPNVGGAWAQEATAQSSLVIDAVRLATMFLAPKGAFITKVFRSQDYNAIMYCLKQLFEKVEVTKPTASRSTSAEIYIICLRYKAPAKIQPELLDIKHLFSVDPDPKKVRDPLKPDRQKRNRDGYEEGNTTLRKVGLASDFIWSEGQTPLEFLGSFNAISFDDPASLPIKNHELTTDEIKALCEDLYVLDKNSFKHILKWRIRIRKALSSSEVTKKTDDTAVEVNVKDDDQLLQEMEELTSVIDRKKKREKKRQSKRRAKDKARKATGMQIDATGDNYGDPDLFSISAIKGGKELQAIESAELNVEDAQGDSENEDIQTREYSDEEMDSDEEQQRYDAQLEEMLDEAYERYVTKKGGEVKQERKRAKRVNTDADEELLEGGEDDGDDVDMDQGSDEEQDQETNPLLLSLDAEKPTKEQMMEQWFSQDVFTEAGTGVVEQSDSEDEREQLTRIAKKKADSGKKEKPAKAKRLQQDDFEIVPAEPVRTEDDSSSSSDESDELDEDLDDDTKAEVLAYAKKMLRKKQREQILDDAYNKYMFDDEGLPKWFAEDEKRHNQPMKPVTKEEVAAMRAQFKEIDARPAKKVAEAKARKKRVAMKKLDKARQKADAIADQNDINEQSKRKMIDRIYKKAIPKKPQKEYVVAKKGVQVRAGKGKILVDKRMKKDKRASKVKGGKGAKGKGKKGGGQKGGMRGKAGRKAQN; from the exons atGGGGAAGACGAAGGGGAAGCAGCGGCAGGACAAGTTCTACCACCTCGCCAAGGAGCAGGGGTACCGGAGCCGCGCGGCCTTCAAGCTGCTCCAGCTCGACGCGCGGTTCCGCTTCCTGccgacggcgcgcgcggtgcTCGACCTCTGCGCGGCGCCCGGGGGATGGGTCCAGGTGGCCGTCAACCACGCGCCCGTGGGGGccttcgtcgtcggcgtcgacctCGTCCCCATCCGCCCCATCCGCGGCGCACACTCCCTCACGGAGGACATCACCACCACCaagtgccgcgccgccgtgcggagGCTCATGGACTCCAACGGCGTCGCCGCGTTCGACGTCGTGCTCCACGACGGGTCCCCCAACGTCGGTGGCGCGTGGGCGCAGGAGGCCACCGCACAATCGTCGCTCGTCATCGACGCGGTGCGCCTCGCCACCATGTTCCTCGCCCCCAAGGGTGCCTTCATCACTAAG GTTTTCAGGTCTCAGGATTACAACGCTATTATGTACTGTCTTAAACAG TTATTTGAGAAGGTTGAAGTCACTAAACCTACTGCAAGTCGTTCTACGTCTGCAGAAATTTATATTATCTGTCTGAGATATAAAGCTCCTGCAAAGATTCAGCCAGAACTTTTGGATATAAAGCATTTGTTCAGTGTGGATCCAGATCCTAAAAAG GTTAGGGATCCTCTCAAGCCGGACAGACAGAAGAGGAACCGTGATGG GTACGAAGAAGGAAATACAACATTGCGAAAAGTTGGTCTGGCTTCAGATTTTATATGGTCTGAGGGCCAAACGCCCctagagtttcttggttcttttaATGCAATTTCATTTGATGACCCAGCATCTCTTCCTATCAAGAACCATGAGCTTACTACAGATGAG ATAAAAGCTCTTTGTGAGGATTTGTATGTACTGGACAAAAACAGCTTCAAGCATATCTTGAA ATGGCGGATACGCATACGGAAAGCACTATCATCTTCTGAAGTCACTAAAAAAACTGATGATACTGCGGTGGAAGTCAATGTCAAGGATGATGACCAACTTCTACAGGAAATGGAAGAATTGACGAGTGTCATTGatagaaagaagaagagagaaaagaagcgTCAATCAAAGCGCCGTGCAAAG GATAAAGCACGCAAAGCAACAGGAATGCAAATAGATGCTACAGGAGATAATTACGGCGATCCTGATTTGTTTTCTATAAGTGCTATCAAG GGCGGAAAAGAACTCCAAGCTATTGAATCGGCTGAGCTTAATGTAGAAGATGCCCAAGGAGATAGTGAGAATGAGGATATTCAAACTCGTGAATACTCTGATGAGGAAATGGATTCTGACGAAGAACAGCAGAG GTATGATGCCCAACTTGAGGAAATGCTTGATGAAGCTTATGAGCGTTATGTAACTAAAAAGGGTGGTGAAGTGAAACAAGAACGCAAGCGTGCAAAACGAGTAAATACTGATGCTGATGAAGAATTATTAGAG GGAGGTGAAGATGACGGTGACGATGTTGACATGGATCAAGGTTCTGATGAAGAGCAAGATCAAGAGACCAATCCCCTTTTATTATCCCTAGATGCAGAGAAACCAACAAAAGAGCAGATGATGGAGCAGTGGTTCAGCCAGGATGTATTCACAGAAGCAGGAACAGGTGTGGTTGAGCAGAGTGATAGTGAAGATGAAAGAGAGCAGCTAACTAGGATTGCAAAAAAGAAGGCGGATTCTGGAAAGAAGGAAAAGCCTGCTAAAGCAAAACGCTTGCAACAGGACGATTTTGAGATTGTGCCAGCAGAACCAGTCCGAACTGAAGATgactcatcttcatcttctgatGAGTCTGATGAACTAGATGAGGACCTTGACGATGACACAAAAGCTGAAGTACTAGCCTATGCAAAGAAGATGTTGAGGAAGAAACAGAGAGAGCAGATACTTGACGACGCTTACAACAAGTACATGTTTGACGACGAGGGTTTACCTAAATGGTTTGCTGAGGATGAAAAGAGGCATAACCAGCCTATGAAGCCTGTAACAAAAGAGGAGGTAGCTGCCATGAGGGCTCAGTTCAAGGAGATCGATGCTCGGCCAGCCAAGAAGGTCGCTGAGGCTAAGGCTCGGAAGAAGCGCGTCGCCATGAAGAAGCTGGATAAGGCGCGCCAGAAGGCAGATGCCATCGCAGATCAAAACGACATAAAcgagcagtcaaagaggaagatGATCGACAGGATTTACAAGAAGGCGATTCCAAAGAAGCCCCAGAAGGAGTACGTTGTCGCAAAGAAGGGCGTTCAGGTGAGGGCTGGCAAAGGGAAGATACTGGTGGATAAGCGTATGAAGAAGGACAAGAGGGCCAGCAAAGTGAAGGGTGGCAAAGGAGCTAAGGGCAAGGGGAAGAAGGGCGGCGGCCAGAAAGGCGGTATGCGAGGGAAAGCTGGGAGGAAAGCCCAAAACTGA
- the LOC127774892 gene encoding alkylbase DNA glycosidase-like protein mag2, with product MVKTRAAATPRPSGGGGAGAADITAGKISFRSRKIVKSTPAKGKSVATTTTAVLSPPPLSSPGELAVALSHLRTADPLLSEVIASTGAPAFISSPSRPAFHSLAHSILHQQLAPSAAAAIYARFLALIPAAADPDAAVVNPAAVLALSAADLRAIGVSARKAAYLHDLAGRFAAGELSESAVAAMDEAALLAELTKVKGVGEWTVHMFMIFSLHRPDVLPSGDLGVRKGVQELYGLPALPKPEEMAALCERWRPYRSVGAWYMWRLMESKGAAAKKAKSNAIAALPSSC from the coding sequence ATGGTCAAGACCAGAGCGGCGGCGACTCCCCgcccctccggcggcggcggcgcaggcgcagcgGACATCACCGCCGGTAAGATCTCCTTCCGCTCCCGCAAGATCGTCAAGAGCACACCCGCCAAAGGGAAATCCGTCGCCACAACAACAACAGCCGTACtatcgccaccgccgctgtccTCGCCGGGGGAGCTCGCGGTGGCGCTCTCGCACCTCCGCACCGCCGACCCGCTCCTCTCCGAGGTCATCGCCTCCACCGGCGCCCCGGCCTTCATCTCGTCCCCTTCCCGCCCCGCCTTCCACTCCCTCGCGCACTCCATCCTCCACCAGCAGctcgctccctccgccgccgccgccatctacGCTCGCTTCCTCGCgctcatccccgccgccgctgatcCCGATGCCGCGGTGGTCAACCCCGCCGCGGTGctcgccctctccgccgccgacctccgcgcCATCGGCGTCTCCGCCCGCAAGGCGGCCTACCTCCACGACCTCGCCGGCAGGTTCGCGGCCGGGGAGCTCTCGGAGTCCGCCGTGGCCGCAATGGACGAGGCGGCGCTCCTCGCGGAGCTCACCAAGGTGAAGGGCGTCGGCGAGTGGACGGTCCACATGTTCATGATCTTCTCGCTGCACCGCCCCGATGTGCTGCCATCCGGCGACCTCGGCGTGCGCAAGGGCGTGCAGGAGCTGTACGGGCTGCCGGCGCTGCcgaagccggaggagatggcggcgctgTGTGAACGGTGGAGGCCGTACCGGTCGGTGGGCGCGTGGTACATGTGGCGCCTCATGGAGAGCAAGGGCGCCGCGGCCAAGAAGGCGAAGAGCAATGCCATTGCCGCTTTGCCATCGAGTTGCTAG
- the LOC127773715 gene encoding sugar transporter ERD6-like 4 isoform X1 produces the protein MNGGGSRRGGASCADESGSDQDGGSGGGLRKPLLNTGSWYRMGSRSSLAASSMAAIRESHVSAFLCTLIVALGPIQFGFTSGFSSPTQDAIIRDLKLSISEFSAFGSLSNVGAMVGAIASGQMAEYIGRKGSLIIAAVPNIIGWLAISFAKDASFLYMGRLLEGFGVGVISYTVPVYIAEISHQNTRGALGSVNQLSVTIGILLAYLLGMFVPWRLLAVIGSIPCTLLIPGLFFIPESPRWLAKMKMMDDFEASLQVLRGFETDITAEVNDIKRAVASANKRTTVRFKELNQKKYRTPLLIGTGLLVLQNLSGINGILFYASRIFRDAGFTNSDLATCALGAIQVLATGVTTWLLDRAGRRILLIISTAGMTLSLLAVSVVFFLEGNISHDSHSFYILSMISLVALVAYIITFSFGMGAIPWVMMSEILPVSIKSLGGSFATLANMLTSWAITMTANLLLSWSAGGTFLSYMIVSAFTLVFVIFWVPETKGRTLEEIQFSFR, from the exons ATgaacggcggcgggagcaggcgGGGAGGTGCGTCGTGCGCCGACGAGAGCGGCAGCGACcaggacggcggcagcggcggcggcttgcggaAGCCGCTGCTGAACACGGGGAGCTGGTACAGGATGGGATCGCGGTccagcctcgccgcctcctccatggcCGCCATCCGGGAGTCCCACGTCTCCGCCTTCCTCTGCACGCTCATCGTCGCGCTCGGCCCCATCCAGTTCGGATTCACCAGCGGCTTCTCCTCACCCACCCAGGACGCCATCATCCGCGACCTCAAGCTCTCCATCTCCGAG TTCTCGGCTTTCGGTTCGCTGTCCAACGTCGGCGCCATGGTCGGAGCGATCGCCAGTGGGCAGATGGCGGAGTACATTGGCCGGAAAGGG TCGTTGATAATTGCGGCGGTTCCTAACATCATTGGTTGGCTTGCCATCTCCTTTGCAAAA GACGCGTCATTTTTATACATGGGACGCTTGCTTGAAGGTTTTGGTGTTGGTGTTATATCATATACG GTGCCAGTATACATAGCAGAGATATCTCATCAGAACACaagaggagcacttggctccgTGAACCAG TTGTCCGTTACCATTGGTATCTTGTTGGCCTATTTGCTAGGCATGTTTGTTCCTTGGAGGCTGCTTGCAGTGATAG GAAGCATCCCATGTACATTGTTAATACCTGGTCTATTCTTCATTCCGGAATCCCCAAGATGGCTG gcaaaaatgaaaatgatggaTGATTTTGAGGCTTCTCTACAAGTTTTGAGGGGGTTTGAGACTGATATTACTGCAGAAGtgaatgatataaag AGAGCAGTAGCATCGGCAAACAAAAGAACCACAGTCCGTTTTAAAGAGTTGAACCAAAAGAAATACCGCACTCCCTTACTG ATAGGAACTGGCCTTCTTGTACTTCAGAATCTAAGTGGAATAAATGGTATTCTGTTTTATGCAAGTAGAATCTTCAGAGATGCAG GGTTTACAAACAGTGACTTGGCCACATGTGCACTAGGAGCAATTCAG GTTCTTGCCACTGGAGTTACAACATGGTTACTGGACAGAGCTGGTCGACGGATACTCCTTATT ATCTCTACTGCTGGGATGACTCTAAGCCTTCTTGCAGTATCTGTTGTATTTTTTCTGGAG GGTAATATTTCACATGATTCTCATTCGTTCTACATCTTAAGTATGATCTCCTTGGTTGCTCTTGTG GCTTATATCATCACCTTTTCCTTCGGCATGGGTGCCATTCCATGGGTCATGATGTCTGAG ATCCTCCCAGTTAGCATCAAGAGTCTTGGGGGAAGCTTTGCGACACTTGCCAACATGCTTACATCCTGGGCAATAACAATGACAGCAAATTTGTTACTCAGCTGGAGTGCTGGAG GAACATTTTTGTCCTACATGATTGTGAGTGCTTTCACTCTCGTGTTCGTCATATTTTGGGTGCCAGAGACAAAGGGAAGAACTCTGGAGGAGATACAGTTTTCGTTCCGCTAA